One window of Leptotrichia sp. oral taxon 498 genomic DNA carries:
- the tuf gene encoding elongation factor Tu: MAKAKFERSKPHVNIGTIGHVDHGKTTTAAISKVLSEKGLAEKVDFENIDQAPEERERGITINTAHIEYETAKRHYAHVDCPGHADYVKNMITGAAQMDGAILVVSAADGPMPQTREHILLARQVGVPYIVVYLNKVDMVDDEELLELVEMEVRELLNEYGFPGDDVPVIKGSSLGALNGEQKWVDAIMELMDAVDDYIPTPERPVDQPFLMPIEDVFTITGRGTVVTGRVERGVVKVGEEVEIVGIKPTSKTTVTGVEMFRKLLDSGQAGDNIGALLRGTKKEEVERGQVLAKPGTITPHTGFKSEVYVLTKDEGGRHTPFFTGYKPQFYFRTTDITGEVNLPEGVEMVMPGDNIEMTVELIHPIAMEEGLRFAIREGGRTVASGVVATITK, translated from the coding sequence ATGGCAAAAGCTAAATTTGAGAGAAGTAAACCACACGTAAACATAGGAACAATTGGTCACGTTGACCACGGAAAGACAACAACAGCAGCAATTTCAAAAGTATTATCTGAAAAAGGATTAGCTGAAAAAGTTGATTTTGAAAACATTGACCAAGCTCCTGAAGAAAGAGAAAGAGGAATCACAATTAACACAGCTCATATTGAGTACGAAACTGCAAAAAGACACTATGCTCACGTAGACTGCCCAGGACACGCGGATTATGTAAAAAACATGATCACAGGAGCGGCTCAAATGGATGGAGCTATCCTAGTAGTATCGGCAGCTGACGGTCCAATGCCTCAGACAAGAGAACACATCTTGCTTGCAAGACAAGTAGGTGTACCTTATATCGTAGTATACTTGAATAAAGTAGATATGGTAGACGACGAAGAATTACTAGAACTAGTAGAAATGGAAGTAAGAGAATTATTAAATGAATACGGATTCCCTGGAGACGATGTACCAGTAATCAAAGGATCTTCATTAGGAGCATTAAATGGGGAACAAAAATGGGTAGACGCAATAATGGAACTAATGGATGCAGTGGATGATTACATTCCAACACCAGAAAGACCAGTTGATCAGCCATTCCTTATGCCAATTGAAGATGTGTTCACAATTACAGGAAGAGGGACAGTAGTAACAGGAAGAGTAGAAAGAGGAGTAGTAAAAGTTGGGGAAGAAGTAGAAATCGTAGGAATCAAGCCAACTTCAAAAACAACAGTAACAGGAGTAGAAATGTTCAGAAAATTATTGGATTCAGGACAAGCTGGAGATAATATAGGAGCATTGTTAAGAGGAACTAAGAAGGAAGAAGTGGAAAGAGGACAAGTACTTGCAAAACCAGGAACAATCACTCCACATACAGGATTCAAGTCAGAAGTATATGTACTTACAAAAGATGAAGGAGGAAGACATACTCCATTCTTCACAGGATACAAACCACAGTTCTATTTCAGAACAACTGACATTACAGGAGAAGTAAACCTGCCAGAAGGTGTAGAAATGGTAATGCCTGGAGATAACATTGAAATGACAGTGGAATTGATTCACCCAATTGCAATGGAAGAAGGACTAAGATTTGCGATAAGAGAAGGTGGAAGAACAGTAGCTTCAGGAGTTGTTGCAACTATTACTAAATAA
- the gpmA gene encoding 2,3-diphosphoglycerate-dependent phosphoglycerate mutase translates to MKLVLIRHGESQWNLENKFTGWKDVDLSSKGVEEAKAGGKALKEMGLVFDVAYTSYLKRAIKTLNYVLEELDELYLPVYKSWRLNERHYGALQGLNKAETAKKYGDEQVLIWRRSFDVAPPAIDKSSEYYPKSDRRYADLTDEEAPLGESLKDTIARVLPYWHSDISKSLQEGKNVIVAAHGNSLRALIKYLLNISDEDILKLNLTTGKPLIFEIDKDLNVVSSPDSF, encoded by the coding sequence ATGAAATTAGTATTAATCAGACATGGTGAAAGCCAATGGAACTTGGAAAACAAATTTACAGGTTGGAAAGATGTAGATTTGAGTTCAAAAGGAGTTGAAGAAGCAAAAGCTGGAGGAAAAGCATTAAAAGAAATGGGATTAGTTTTCGATGTTGCTTATACATCATATTTAAAAAGAGCCATCAAAACTTTAAATTATGTTTTAGAAGAATTGGATGAATTGTATCTTCCAGTTTACAAATCTTGGAGACTTAATGAACGTCATTACGGTGCATTACAAGGATTGAACAAAGCTGAAACTGCTAAAAAATATGGAGATGAACAAGTGCTTATCTGGAGAAGAAGTTTTGATGTTGCACCACCTGCAATTGACAAATCAAGTGAATATTATCCAAAATCAGACAGAAGATACGCAGATTTAACTGATGAAGAAGCACCACTTGGAGAAAGCTTGAAGGATACAATCGCAAGAGTGTTACCTTACTGGCATTCAGATATTTCAAAAAGTTTGCAAGAAGGAAAAAATGTTATTGTAGCAGCTCACGGAAACAGCTTGAGAGCTTTAATAAAATATTTGTTAAATATTTCAGATGAAGATATTTTGAAATTGAATTTAACAACTGGAAAACCTTTAATTTTTGAAATAGACAAAGATTTAAATGTAGTTTCATCACCAGATTCGTTCTAA
- a CDS encoding heavy metal translocating P-type ATPase, giving the protein MVGRNYLLNCEILHEIRGRIRIRSRALKYLGTHKEEMTKRLMQIHYIKSVEISTVTGSVLIYFDNFSLTGENLVSLLQKTLNVYLVDIYKNEKKKISSKYAIERRLQEESPKEILKSIGAAILLLLLPSPKTKLTGIKRLFNYKTISTISLALPILKNGIFSLIKNKRPNADTLSSTAIVSSIALGSERTALTIMILEKIAELLTVYTMKKTRGVIKDMLSVGESYVWKASGDEDQVAKKVPIEQIKKGDLILVQTGEKISVDGTIEKGSAIIDQSAITGEYMPAKKEIGQEVFAGTLLKSGNITVRAEKVGDDRTASRIIKLVEDASFNKADIQSYADTFSAQLIPLNFLLAGIVYISTRNLQKALSMLVIDYSCGIRLSTATAFSASINTAAKNGILIKGSNYLEELSKADTVIFDKTGTITEGKPKVQTVKTFAKNMRDDRMIALAAAAEETSTHPLASAILNEVRNRGLKIPQHKEDVIKVARGIETYVNKDIIRVGSRRYMEENNISVEISTDVVKGMQNHGEIVIYVAKNGNLIGVIGVSDPPRENIKKAMNRLRNQGIDDIVLLTGDLRQQAETIANSMSMDRYESELLPEDKAKDILKFRSIGSKVIMIGDGINDAPALSYANVGIALGSTRTDVAMEAADVTITSDDPLLIPAVIGLAKNTVKIIKQNFAMAIGINSFALVLGATGLLPAIYSSVLHNSITILVVGNSLRLLKYDVR; this is encoded by the coding sequence ATGGTTGGTAGAAATTATTTGCTGAATTGTGAAATTTTACATGAGATTCGTGGAAGAATCAGAATACGGTCAAGGGCATTAAAATATCTTGGCACTCATAAAGAAGAAATGACGAAGCGGTTAATGCAGATTCATTATATTAAGAGCGTTGAAATCTCAACTGTTACAGGTTCTGTACTTATTTATTTCGATAATTTTTCGCTAACTGGAGAAAATCTGGTATCTTTACTTCAAAAGACATTAAATGTATATTTGGTGGATATTTATAAAAATGAGAAAAAGAAAATATCTAGTAAATATGCGATAGAAAGACGATTGCAGGAAGAATCGCCCAAAGAAATTTTAAAAAGTATAGGTGCTGCAATATTATTGCTGCTATTACCGAGTCCAAAAACAAAATTGACAGGAATAAAAAGATTGTTTAACTATAAAACTATTTCAACAATTTCTTTGGCACTGCCTATCTTAAAAAATGGAATTTTCTCATTGATCAAAAACAAACGGCCTAATGCAGATACATTGAGTTCCACAGCGATTGTCAGCAGTATTGCTCTGGGAAGCGAAAGAACAGCTTTGACAATTATGATTTTGGAAAAAATTGCAGAGCTTTTGACGGTTTATACGATGAAAAAGACTCGTGGTGTGATTAAAGATATGTTAAGTGTCGGGGAAAGTTATGTTTGGAAAGCGTCTGGAGATGAAGACCAGGTAGCGAAAAAAGTTCCAATTGAACAAATTAAAAAAGGAGATTTGATTCTCGTTCAGACTGGAGAAAAAATAAGTGTCGATGGAACAATCGAAAAAGGGAGTGCAATAATTGATCAATCAGCCATTACTGGAGAATATATGCCTGCTAAAAAAGAAATTGGACAGGAAGTTTTTGCTGGAACACTTCTAAAAAGTGGGAATATCACTGTAAGAGCAGAAAAAGTTGGAGATGATAGAACTGCTTCAAGAATTATAAAATTGGTGGAAGATGCTTCATTTAACAAAGCGGACATTCAATCATACGCTGATACGTTTTCTGCACAGTTAATTCCATTAAATTTTCTTCTTGCTGGAATAGTTTACATTTCGACTAGAAATTTACAAAAGGCGTTGAGTATGCTTGTAATTGACTATTCATGCGGAATAAGATTGTCGACAGCAACAGCTTTTTCTGCTTCAATTAATACAGCCGCTAAAAACGGAATTCTGATTAAGGGAAGTAACTACTTGGAAGAACTTTCAAAGGCTGATACGGTAATATTTGATAAAACTGGAACAATTACAGAAGGAAAACCTAAAGTTCAAACAGTAAAAACTTTTGCTAAAAATATGAGAGATGATAGAATGATTGCATTAGCAGCAGCGGCTGAAGAAACTTCTACACATCCTTTGGCAAGTGCGATTTTAAATGAAGTCAGAAATAGAGGGTTAAAAATACCACAACATAAAGAAGATGTAATTAAAGTGGCAAGAGGAATTGAAACTTATGTAAATAAGGATATTATTCGCGTGGGAAGCAGAAGATATATGGAAGAAAACAATATTTCAGTAGAAATATCAACTGATGTGGTAAAAGGAATGCAAAATCATGGTGAAATTGTTATTTATGTGGCAAAAAATGGGAATTTAATTGGTGTAATCGGAGTTTCTGATCCGCCAAGGGAAAATATCAAAAAAGCTATGAACCGTTTGAGAAATCAAGGAATAGATGATATTGTACTACTTACAGGAGACTTGAGGCAGCAGGCTGAAACTATTGCAAATAGTATGTCGATGGACAGATATGAATCAGAATTGTTGCCAGAAGATAAGGCAAAGGATATTTTAAAATTCCGTTCAATTGGATCCAAAGTTATTATGATTGGAGATGGAATAAACGATGCTCCCGCTCTTTCTTATGCAAATGTGGGAATAGCACTTGGAAGCACTAGAACAGACGTTGCAATGGAAGCTGCTGATGTTACAATAACTTCTGATGATCCGTTGCTGATACCAGCTGTAATTGGTTTAGCTAAAAATACTGTAAAAATAATAAAGCAAAATTTTGCGATGGCAATTGGAATAAACAGTTTTGCGCTTGTATTGGGGGCAACAGGACTGTTACCAGCGATATACAGTTCAGTTTTACATAATTCAATAACAATTCTAGTAGTTGGAAATTCATTGAGACTGTTGAAATATGATGTTAGATAA
- a CDS encoding HMA2 domain-containing protein produces the protein MLENFFKATYLMFNQIKVVHSIPGRLRLFVPNLSKIPEELKKYDEEVKKIILSKKGIKSVEYSYITNKILIYYNINLISEKEILEWINKTWKTIIEHSELYENKSLQEIEDNLEVFYDLIKKL, from the coding sequence ATGTTAGAAAATTTTTTTAAGGCAACGTATCTGATGTTTAATCAGATAAAGGTAGTACACAGTATTCCTGGAAGACTTAGACTTTTTGTTCCAAATTTATCAAAAATTCCAGAAGAATTAAAAAAATATGATGAAGAAGTTAAAAAAATTATTTTGTCAAAAAAGGGTATAAAAAGTGTTGAATATTCATACATAACAAATAAAATTTTGATTTATTACAATATAAATTTAATTTCAGAAAAGGAAATACTGGAATGGATAAATAAAACTTGGAAAACGATAATTGAGCATTCTGAACTATATGAAAACAAATCTTTGCAGGAAATAGAAGATAATTTGGAAGTCTTTTATGATTTAATAAAAAAACTTTAA
- the fusA gene encoding elongation factor G: MARKVALKDTRNIGIMAHIDAGKTTTTERILFYTGVNHKIGEVHEGAATMDYMEQEQERGITITSAATTAFWNKHRINIIDTPGHVDFTVEVERSLRVLDGSVAVFSAVDGVQPQSETVWRQADKYNVPRMAFLNKMDRVGADFDMCVNDIKEKLGGNGVPIQLPIGAEDDFEGIIDLVTMKEYLFKDETMGADYDITEIRAELAEKAEEAREHMIESVVETDDELMEKYFGGEEITEEEIKKALRTATIEGTVVPVLCGTAFKNKGIQPLLDAIVAYMPSPVDINEGKVKGTDPKTEEPMEREISDDAPFSALAFKIITDPFVGRLSFFRVYSGVLEKGSYVLNSTKGKKERMGRLLQMHANKREELDIVYSGDIAAAVGLKDTTTGDTLCDENAPIILEKMEFPDTVIQIAVEPKTKADQEKMGTALSKLAEEDPTFKVTTNQETGQTLISGMGELHLEIIVDRMKREFKVEANVGKPQVAYRETINGAADVEEKYAKQSGGRGQYGHVKMKVEANPDKGYEFINQITGGAIPREYIPAVDKGIQEALEAGVVAGYPVQDVKVTLYDGSYHEVDSSEMAFKIAGSMAIKKALRAANPVLLEPIFKVEVTTPEEYMGDVIGDLNARRGQVSGMTDRNNAKIIDAQVPLAQMFGYATDLRSKTQGRASYSMEFEKYVEVPKNIAQQVIDERQGK; this comes from the coding sequence ATGGCAAGAAAAGTTGCTTTGAAAGATACCAGAAATATTGGTATCATGGCTCATATTGATGCCGGAAAAACAACTACTACTGAAAGAATTTTATTCTATACAGGAGTTAACCATAAAATTGGAGAGGTTCACGAAGGAGCCGCTACAATGGATTATATGGAACAAGAACAAGAAAGAGGAATCACAATTACATCAGCAGCAACAACTGCATTTTGGAATAAACACAGAATCAATATCATAGATACACCAGGACACGTTGACTTTACTGTAGAAGTAGAAAGATCATTAAGAGTATTAGATGGCTCAGTTGCTGTGTTCTCTGCGGTTGATGGAGTGCAACCGCAATCTGAAACTGTTTGGAGACAAGCGGATAAGTATAATGTGCCAAGAATGGCATTTTTAAACAAAATGGACAGAGTCGGTGCAGATTTTGATATGTGTGTAAATGATATTAAAGAAAAATTAGGTGGAAATGGTGTACCTATTCAATTACCAATTGGAGCTGAAGATGATTTTGAAGGAATCATTGACTTGGTAACAATGAAAGAATATTTGTTTAAAGATGAAACTATGGGTGCAGATTACGATATTACTGAAATCAGAGCAGAATTAGCTGAAAAAGCTGAAGAAGCAAGAGAACATATGATCGAATCTGTAGTTGAAACTGATGATGAATTAATGGAAAAGTACTTCGGTGGAGAAGAAATTACAGAAGAAGAAATCAAAAAAGCATTAAGAACTGCTACAATTGAAGGAACAGTTGTACCTGTATTATGTGGAACAGCATTTAAAAACAAAGGAATTCAACCATTACTTGACGCAATCGTTGCTTATATGCCATCACCAGTTGACATCAACGAAGGAAAAGTAAAAGGAACAGATCCTAAAACTGAAGAACCAATGGAAAGAGAAATTAGCGATGACGCTCCATTCTCGGCATTGGCATTCAAAATCATTACAGATCCATTTGTTGGAAGATTATCATTCTTCAGAGTTTATTCAGGGGTTTTAGAAAAAGGTTCTTATGTATTAAACTCAACTAAAGGTAAAAAAGAAAGAATGGGAAGATTACTTCAGATGCATGCTAATAAGAGAGAGGAACTTGATATAGTTTATTCTGGAGATATTGCAGCTGCAGTTGGATTGAAAGATACTACAACTGGAGATACATTGTGTGATGAAAATGCTCCAATTATTCTAGAAAAAATGGAATTCCCTGATACAGTTATTCAAATAGCTGTTGAACCAAAAACAAAAGCTGACCAAGAAAAAATGGGAACAGCGCTTTCAAAACTTGCTGAAGAAGATCCGACATTTAAAGTTACAACTAATCAGGAAACTGGTCAAACATTGATTTCAGGAATGGGAGAATTACATTTGGAAATCATTGTAGACAGAATGAAGAGAGAATTTAAAGTTGAAGCAAATGTAGGTAAACCACAAGTTGCATACAGAGAAACAATCAATGGTGCAGCAGATGTTGAAGAAAAATATGCTAAACAATCAGGAGGACGTGGACAATATGGACATGTTAAGATGAAAGTTGAAGCAAATCCAGATAAAGGTTATGAATTTATTAACCAGATTACAGGAGGAGCTATTCCAAGAGAATATATTCCAGCTGTAGACAAAGGTATTCAGGAAGCACTAGAAGCAGGAGTAGTTGCTGGATACCCAGTTCAAGATGTAAAAGTTACATTATACGACGGATCTTACCACGAAGTCGATTCATCAGAAATGGCGTTTAAAATTGCTGGATCAATGGCAATCAAAAAAGCTCTAAGAGCTGCAAATCCAGTATTATTGGAGCCAATTTTTAAAGTGGAAGTTACAACACCAGAAGAATATATGGGAGATGTAATCGGAGATTTAAATGCAAGACGTGGACAAGTTTCAGGAATGACTGACAGAAATAATGCAAAAATTATTGATGCACAAGTACCATTAGCTCAAATGTTTGGATATGCAACTGACTTAAGATCAAAAACTCAAGGAAGAGCTTCATATTCAATGGAATTTGAAAAATATGTAGAAGTGCCTAAAAATATTGCACAACAAGTTATTGATGAAAGACAAGGAAAGTAA
- the rpsJ gene encoding 30S ribosomal protein S10 — translation MDKLRIYLQSYDHKLLDQSAKKIAEVAKKNGSQLAGPLPLPTKIKKYTVLRSVHVNKDSREQFEMRIHRRFVEIKNSNQQIVNALASLNLPSGVGVEIKQS, via the coding sequence TTGGATAAATTAAGAATATATCTTCAATCTTACGATCATAAATTGTTAGACCAATCTGCTAAAAAAATTGCAGAAGTAGCTAAAAAGAATGGTTCACAATTAGCAGGACCACTTCCGTTGCCTACAAAAATCAAAAAATATACAGTTTTAAGATCTGTTCATGTGAACAAAGATTCAAGAGAACAATTTGAAATGAGAATTCATAGAAGATTTGTAGAAATTAAAAACTCTAATCAACAAATCGTAAATGCGTTGGCATCATTGAACTTACCATCAGGTGTGGGAGTTGAAATTAAGCAATCGTAA
- a CDS encoding N-acetylmuramoyl-L-alanine amidase family protein, translated as MFKGIKGILYLVMMGLLATAPLNAAEANKSLVCIDPGHQLKGNSGLEPVAPGSKVRKVKVSSGTRGVATKKNEYELTLEVGLKLRDALKAKGYPVYMIRETHDVNISNKERAEKANSMGCEAYIRIHADGINNSSTNGVSVLTASAKNPYTKNVQRPSEKLSRDILSEYVKATGAKNRGISYRDDLTGTNWSKVPTTLIELGFMSNPAEDRKMATQEYQDKMVTGIVNGIEKYFREK; from the coding sequence ATGTTTAAAGGAATAAAAGGAATATTGTATTTAGTGATGATGGGACTTTTGGCGACAGCGCCATTAAATGCGGCAGAGGCTAATAAAAGTTTAGTTTGTATTGATCCGGGACATCAATTAAAAGGAAACTCGGGACTTGAACCTGTAGCGCCAGGTTCGAAAGTTAGAAAAGTAAAGGTTTCATCTGGAACAAGAGGAGTTGCAACTAAAAAAAATGAATATGAATTGACGCTTGAAGTTGGATTAAAATTAAGAGATGCGCTAAAAGCAAAGGGATACCCTGTTTATATGATAAGAGAAACACATGACGTGAATATAAGTAACAAAGAAAGAGCGGAAAAAGCAAACAGCATGGGATGTGAAGCCTACATCAGAATACATGCCGATGGAATAAATAATTCGAGTACAAACGGAGTATCAGTATTGACTGCTTCAGCAAAAAATCCATACACAAAAAACGTACAGCGTCCGAGTGAAAAATTGTCAAGAGATATTTTATCTGAATATGTAAAAGCGACAGGTGCTAAAAACAGAGGAATTTCATACAGAGATGACTTAACAGGGACAAACTGGTCAAAAGTTCCAACTACATTAATAGAATTAGGATTTATGTCAAATCCTGCAGAAGATAGAAAAATGGCAACGCAAGAATATCAAGATAAAATGGTGACAGGAATTGTAAACGGAATAGAAAAATATTTTAGAGAAAAATAA
- the rpsL gene encoding 30S ribosomal protein S12 translates to MPTINQLVRFGRSTTEKKKKSPALKGNPQKRGVCVRVYTTTPKKPNSALRKVARVKLVNGIEVTAYIPGIGHNLQEHSIVLLRGGRTKDLPGVRYKIIRGALDTAGVVNRKQGRSRYGAKKPAAAK, encoded by the coding sequence ATGCCTACTATTAATCAATTAGTAAGATTTGGTAGAAGTACAACTGAAAAAAAGAAAAAATCACCTGCATTAAAAGGTAATCCACAAAAAAGAGGGGTTTGTGTAAGAGTATATACAACTACACCTAAAAAACCAAACTCAGCGTTAAGAAAAGTAGCAAGGGTTAAATTAGTAAATGGAATTGAAGTAACTGCTTATATTCCAGGAATCGGACACAACTTACAAGAACACAGTATCGTTCTTTTAAGAGGAGGAAGAACAAAAGATTTGCCAGGGGTTAGATATAAAATAATCAGAGGAGCATTGGATACAGCAGGAGTTGTAAACAGAAAACAGGGTAGATCAAGATACGGTGCAAAAAAACCGGCAGCAGCTAAATAA
- the rplD gene encoding 50S ribosomal protein L4, whose amino-acid sequence MPVLNIYKLDGSQAGTVEVNNEIFGIEPNKNVMHEVLVAELAEARQGTASTKTRAEVRGGGRKPFRQKGTGRARQGSTRAPHMVGGGVTHGPKPRSYAKKVNKKVRKLALKSALATKINEGNVIVLDDFTLETPKTKTFINFAKALNFDGLKQLFVVSFDSENFDRDYSVELSTRNIEKVTTISTRELNIYWLIKQDKVVLTKEALATIEEVLA is encoded by the coding sequence ATGCCAGTTTTAAACATATACAAATTAGACGGTTCACAAGCAGGAACTGTAGAAGTAAACAACGAAATTTTTGGAATTGAACCAAATAAAAATGTAATGCACGAAGTTTTAGTTGCAGAATTAGCGGAAGCTAGACAAGGAACTGCATCAACAAAAACTAGAGCAGAAGTAAGAGGTGGAGGAAGAAAACCCTTCAGACAAAAAGGAACAGGAAGAGCTAGACAAGGGTCAACAAGAGCGCCACACATGGTAGGTGGAGGAGTTACTCACGGACCAAAACCAAGAAGTTATGCTAAAAAAGTTAATAAGAAAGTTAGAAAATTAGCTTTAAAATCTGCATTAGCTACAAAAATTAACGAAGGAAATGTAATTGTATTGGATGATTTCACATTAGAAACACCAAAAACTAAAACATTTATAAACTTTGCAAAAGCTTTAAATTTTGATGGATTGAAGCAATTATTCGTAGTAAGTTTTGATTCAGAAAACTTTGATAGAGATTATTCTGTAGAACTATCTACTAGAAATATTGAAAAAGTTACTACAATTAGTACGAGAGAATTAAATATTTACTGGTTAATTAAACAAGATAAAGTAGTTCTTACAAAAGAAGCACTAGCAACTATCGAGGAGGTGTTAGCGTAA
- a CDS encoding DUF333 domain-containing protein, with protein sequence MRNLKALVSVAMIAISMTGVAATKSNAVKRNTKKDREPAVGMENPASVYCTKNGGKSIIVKGKGGEYGVCQLKDGTAVEEWEYYRENNKDENKEPEKIIGTPNPASVFCEKHGGKSINVKDKNGNETGKCQFKDGTKVDEWNYYRENN encoded by the coding sequence ATGAGAAATTTAAAAGCGTTAGTAAGTGTAGCAATGATTGCCATTTCTATGACGGGAGTTGCTGCAACAAAAAGTAATGCAGTTAAAAGAAATACAAAAAAAGATAGAGAGCCTGCAGTAGGAATGGAAAATCCAGCTTCTGTTTATTGCACTAAAAATGGTGGAAAATCAATTATTGTAAAAGGTAAAGGTGGAGAATATGGAGTTTGCCAACTAAAAGATGGAACAGCAGTAGAAGAATGGGAATATTACAGAGAAAATAATAAAGATGAAAATAAAGAACCTGAAAAAATAATTGGAACTCCAAATCCAGCTTCAGTTTTCTGCGAAAAGCACGGTGGAAAATCTATCAATGTAAAAGATAAAAATGGAAATGAAACAGGGAAATGCCAATTTAAAGATGGTACGAAAGTTGATGAATGGAATTATTACAGGGAAAATAATTAA
- a CDS encoding DUF2721 domain-containing protein codes for MTLEITTPAVLFPTVSLLLLAYTNRFLALTSIVRRMDSSGEVEHEFYQVKNLRKRLNYIKKMQYFGVSSLLMCAVSMLFLFFQIDFIGKISFAISLVLLVISLLFSLLEIQISLEALRIHLNYSENESNEDEGKNKK; via the coding sequence ATGACTTTGGAAATAACTACACCAGCAGTGCTATTTCCCACTGTATCTCTTCTATTGCTTGCGTACACAAATAGATTTTTGGCGCTTACATCAATTGTTAGGCGGATGGATTCAAGTGGAGAAGTAGAGCATGAGTTTTATCAAGTGAAAAATCTGAGAAAAAGACTTAATTATATAAAAAAAATGCAGTATTTTGGAGTTTCAAGTCTGCTTATGTGTGCTGTTTCAATGTTATTTTTATTTTTTCAGATAGATTTTATTGGAAAAATAAGTTTTGCGATAAGTCTTGTGTTACTTGTAATTTCACTGCTATTTTCGCTTTTGGAAATACAGATTTCGCTTGAAGCATTGAGAATTCACTTGAATTATAGTGAAAACGAAAGTAATGAAGATGAAGGTAAAAATAAAAAATAA
- the rplC gene encoding 50S ribosomal protein L3: protein MILGKKVGMTQIFENEQLIPVTVIEAGTNFVTQIKTVEKEGYNAITLAYGDKKEKNTTKPELGVFKKAGITPKRFLREFKVENPQEFSLGQEIKLDVLEGIEFIDITGTSKGKGTAGVMKRHNFGGNRASHGVSRNHRLGGSNAGGAASNSNVPKGKKMAGRLGAEKVTVQNLQVVKFDVENNLLLVKGAVPGPKNGFLIIKKAVKKY, encoded by the coding sequence ATGATATTAGGAAAAAAAGTCGGAATGACTCAAATTTTTGAAAATGAACAATTAATCCCAGTTACAGTAATTGAAGCTGGAACAAACTTTGTAACACAAATCAAGACAGTTGAAAAAGAAGGATATAACGCTATAACTTTAGCATATGGAGATAAAAAAGAAAAAAATACAACTAAACCAGAATTAGGAGTTTTCAAAAAAGCTGGAATTACTCCAAAAAGATTCTTAAGAGAATTTAAAGTTGAAAATCCACAAGAATTTTCATTGGGACAAGAAATTAAATTAGATGTTTTAGAAGGAATTGAATTTATTGATATTACAGGAACTTCAAAAGGTAAAGGAACTGCTGGAGTTATGAAAAGACATAACTTTGGTGGAAACAGAGCTTCACACGGGGTTTCGAGAAACCATAGACTTGGAGGATCAAATGCCGGGGGTGCCGCTTCAAACAGTAATGTACCTAAAGGTAAAAAAATGGCTGGAAGATTGGGAGCTGAAAAAGTTACAGTTCAAAACTTGCAGGTTGTTAAATTTGATGTAGAAAATAACCTTTTATTAGTAAAAGGTGCGGTTCCAGGACCTAAAAACGGATTTTTAATAATAAAAAAAGCAGTAAAAAAATATTAA
- the rpsG gene encoding 30S ribosomal protein S7: MSRRRRAEKRDVLPDSQYNDKVVTKFINGLMKDGKKSLAESIFYTALNEIKEETNEEGIEVFRRAMENVRPQLEVRSRRIGGATYQVPVEVRKERQQTLAIRWLVRYTRERKEYGMVAKLKKELIAAANNEGGSIKKKEDTYKMAEANRAFAHYKW; the protein is encoded by the coding sequence GTGTCAAGAAGAAGAAGAGCGGAAAAAAGAGATGTTTTGCCTGATTCGCAATACAATGATAAAGTAGTAACTAAATTCATAAATGGATTAATGAAAGACGGGAAAAAATCATTAGCAGAAAGTATTTTTTATACAGCATTAAACGAAATTAAGGAAGAAACTAACGAAGAGGGAATCGAAGTATTCAGAAGAGCAATGGAAAATGTTAGACCTCAATTGGAAGTTAGATCAAGAAGAATCGGAGGAGCTACTTACCAAGTACCAGTTGAAGTTAGAAAAGAAAGACAACAAACTTTAGCAATCAGATGGTTAGTTAGATACACAAGAGAAAGAAAAGAGTACGGAATGGTAGCTAAACTAAAGAAAGAATTAATTGCAGCCGCTAACAACGAAGGTGGATCAATTAAGAAAAAAGAAGATACTTATAAAATGGCAGAAGCAAATAGAGCGTTCGCACATTATAAATGGTAA